Proteins encoded within one genomic window of Cryomorphaceae bacterium 1068:
- the asnB gene encoding asparagine synthase (glutamine-hydrolyzing), with protein MPKKALFVYFRPRKRTVLCGIAGIWSKKDISTSRLEALSKASEAIAKRGPDAKGKAVFPKCALAHRRLSIIDTDSRSDQPMKKGSHSLIFNGEIYNYKELKTELTSKGYSFQTKGDTEVLLIGLIEEGVSFLKKVNGFFAFGFYSESENRLIIGRDRYGIKPLYYHRSSDEVIFGSSLGTVMPYLSKPEIDQESLSLYLGLSYIPFPKTILSHVHKLAPGTCLHFHGDSVNEEIFYELDISKTKDISADEAKKAIREKLTESVRKRMVSDVPLGTFLSGGVDSSIITQIASQFDRSIPAFSIGFPDQPYFDESQKAAQIAKHLRVDHHILEVTENDLDRHLDDILNAMDEPFADSSGILVNMLSEFARKKVKVSLSGDGADELFGGYNKHRALLRSMQSDWKNGLLKNASPLLDVLPSSRNHKAFDRFRKIQRYSKGLRSEFKDRYLEWACFTPEKEVAGLIKSHRGYSNNQTIRAYLDRLDEGNFNSVLETDFALVLANDMLCKVDGMSMHRSLEVRVPFLDHELVDYVFSLPAEIKLNNNSGKILLKEAFANEFPKGFFSGSKRGFEAPLTHWFKGPLRERLERLFKKQLIEEQGLFDYDQIQGLIKNALSRAPGDSPHTLWALLVFQHWYERFFLTSTPS; from the coding sequence ATGCCAAAAAAGGCCCTTTTCGTATACTTTCGGCCTCGTAAAAGAACTGTTTTGTGTGGAATAGCGGGTATATGGAGTAAAAAAGATATCTCGACATCGAGGTTGGAAGCTTTATCCAAAGCCTCAGAAGCTATTGCAAAGAGAGGTCCAGATGCCAAAGGGAAAGCCGTTTTTCCGAAATGTGCTTTAGCCCATCGAAGACTCTCCATCATTGATACAGACTCCCGTTCAGATCAACCGATGAAGAAGGGATCACACAGTTTAATCTTCAACGGTGAAATCTACAACTATAAAGAGCTCAAAACAGAGCTGACTTCAAAGGGGTACTCTTTTCAGACGAAGGGAGATACCGAAGTCTTGTTGATCGGATTGATTGAAGAGGGTGTGAGTTTTTTGAAAAAAGTTAACGGTTTTTTCGCTTTCGGCTTTTATAGCGAAAGTGAAAACAGGCTGATCATAGGTCGAGACCGCTATGGTATAAAGCCTTTGTACTATCATCGATCAAGTGATGAAGTAATATTTGGGAGTAGTTTGGGTACGGTCATGCCCTACTTATCGAAACCGGAAATTGATCAAGAAAGTCTGTCCCTATACCTCGGCTTAAGTTATATCCCTTTCCCAAAGACCATCTTAAGCCACGTTCATAAACTCGCACCAGGCACCTGTTTGCACTTTCATGGTGATTCGGTCAATGAGGAAATTTTCTATGAGTTAGATATAAGCAAGACGAAGGATATCTCTGCTGATGAGGCGAAGAAAGCCATAAGAGAAAAACTTACGGAGTCGGTTCGTAAGCGAATGGTTTCGGATGTTCCGTTAGGAACTTTTTTAAGTGGAGGGGTTGACTCCTCGATCATCACTCAGATAGCCTCCCAATTTGATCGATCAATTCCCGCTTTCTCCATTGGCTTTCCCGATCAACCCTATTTTGACGAAAGTCAAAAGGCTGCTCAAATAGCGAAGCACCTTAGGGTAGACCACCACATTTTGGAAGTGACCGAAAACGACCTCGACCGACATTTGGATGATATTCTGAACGCGATGGACGAACCCTTTGCCGATTCGTCGGGGATTCTGGTGAATATGCTTTCGGAGTTTGCTCGCAAAAAGGTTAAAGTAAGCCTTAGCGGTGATGGAGCAGATGAGCTATTCGGAGGGTACAATAAGCACCGCGCTTTGTTGCGCTCCATGCAGTCGGATTGGAAAAACGGCCTGCTCAAAAATGCTTCCCCATTGTTGGATGTGCTCCCCTCCTCCAGGAATCACAAGGCTTTTGATCGTTTTCGAAAGATTCAAAGGTATTCGAAAGGACTGCGATCAGAATTCAAAGATCGCTACCTGGAATGGGCTTGTTTCACACCCGAAAAGGAAGTGGCCGGTCTTATCAAATCTCATCGCGGCTATTCAAATAACCAAACGATCAGAGCTTATCTCGATCGATTGGATGAGGGAAATTTTAACTCAGTTTTGGAAACAGATTTCGCGCTGGTTCTGGCGAATGACATGCTTTGTAAGGTAGACGGAATGAGCATGCACCGGAGCTTGGAAGTGAGGGTACCTTTTCTGGATCACGAATTAGTAGACTACGTTTTTTCGCTGCCTGCTGAGATAAAGCTGAATAATAACTCAGGAAAAATATTGCTGAAAGAAGCTTTCGCGAATGAGTTTCCAAAAGGTTTTTTCTCAGGGTCAAAAAGAGGTTTTGAAGCCCCTCTTACTCATTGGTTCAAAGGCCCGTTGAGAGAAAGACTGGAGCGCCTCTTCAAAAAACAACTCATTGAAGAGCAAGGTCTCTTTGACTATGATCAAATACAAGGCTTGATTAAAAACGCTCTGAGTCGGGCACCTGGCGACAGTCCACATACATTGTGGGCATTGTTGGTTTTTCAACATTGGTATGAGCGCTTCTTTTTGACATCCACACCCTCATAA
- a CDS encoding glycosyltransferase — MPRILRIINRFNLGGPTYNAAYLTKYLPPEYETMLLGGMKDETEDSSQFIVENLGITPTVLHEMHREINVFNDAAAYRKIKNIIAEFKPDIVHTHASKPGALGRWAAHQMNVPVIIHTFHGHVFHSYFNPAKTRFYKSLERKLAKISTRIIAISEKQKEELSIDHEICPAEKIEVIPLGFDLNRFQDGIAKKREVFREEFSLADDDIAVSIVGRLVPIKNHELFLDSMKWVKARINKKIKGFIVGDGESRAQLESYCSEIGLSYSSDSEDDVDIYFTSWVKNVDFVNSGSDIIALTSKNEGTPVSLIEAQAGNRAIVSTRVGGIEDVVIPDETALLSDPNSTEAFQQNLLKLASDDDLRKAMGERGWSFVKDKFHYERLARDVAALYARLLV; from the coding sequence ATGCCCCGAATTCTCAGAATAATAAACCGTTTCAATCTTGGTGGCCCTACTTACAATGCCGCCTACCTTACCAAGTACCTGCCTCCGGAATACGAGACAATGCTTTTGGGCGGGATGAAAGATGAAACTGAGGATAGCTCTCAGTTCATTGTAGAAAATCTGGGCATAACCCCGACTGTACTTCATGAAATGCATAGAGAAATTAATGTTTTCAATGATGCCGCAGCTTATCGAAAAATTAAAAATATCATAGCCGAATTCAAGCCTGATATTGTTCACACACACGCATCCAAGCCAGGCGCTCTAGGCAGATGGGCCGCGCATCAGATGAATGTCCCGGTAATTATTCACACATTTCACGGGCATGTATTCCACTCCTATTTCAACCCCGCCAAAACGAGGTTTTATAAATCCCTTGAGCGAAAGCTTGCAAAGATTAGCACGCGCATAATTGCCATTAGCGAAAAGCAAAAAGAGGAATTGTCGATCGATCATGAAATATGTCCTGCTGAAAAAATTGAAGTCATCCCACTGGGATTTGACTTAAACCGCTTTCAAGATGGTATTGCCAAAAAGAGAGAGGTTTTCAGAGAAGAATTTTCTTTGGCAGACGATGATATCGCTGTATCCATTGTCGGAAGGTTGGTCCCGATTAAAAATCACGAACTATTTCTAGACTCTATGAAGTGGGTCAAGGCGAGAATCAACAAAAAAATCAAGGGCTTTATAGTCGGTGATGGTGAGTCAAGGGCGCAACTCGAGAGTTATTGTTCGGAAATAGGACTCAGCTACAGCAGCGATTCTGAAGATGATGTAGATATTTACTTCACATCTTGGGTAAAAAATGTAGACTTTGTAAATTCAGGTTCCGACATAATAGCCTTGACTTCGAAAAATGAAGGAACACCAGTGAGTCTGATTGAAGCACAAGCGGGAAACAGGGCTATTGTGAGCACTAGAGTCGGTGGTATCGAAGATGTAGTAATACCTGACGAGACGGCCCTTCTGAGCGATCCAAACAGTACGGAGGCATTCCAACAAAACTTATTAAAGCTTGCTTCCGATGATGATCTTAGGAAGGCCATGGGAGAAAGAGGATGGTCATTCGTAAAAGATAAGTTCCACTATGAGCGTTTAGCCCGTGATGTTGCTGCTCTTTACGCGCGGCTATTGGTATAA
- a CDS encoding polysaccharide biosynthesis/export family protein translates to MRRILFLALVAFTLGSCTINKDLLFKTPTDYTFDEVPDSARAEVVIAPNNLLTFNFFTGNGHILVEQSIGNGILGGAGGQNNQNITNQRNQISYLVNDDGTVKLPVLGRVNLDGLSIREAESKLEEMYSVYYNEPFVMLQVQNNRVIISPGAGGTAQVITLVNANTTLMEALAMAGGVNARGNSSKIKLLRENRETGEREVYLIDLSTIDGLKAADMIVQANDIVYVEPLPLIAREFVEEITPIVTLITTAALLIAILNVN, encoded by the coding sequence ATGAGAAGAATTCTCTTTTTAGCTCTAGTAGCTTTTACTTTAGGTAGTTGCACCATCAACAAGGACCTATTATTCAAGACTCCGACAGATTATACATTTGACGAAGTACCTGATTCTGCTCGTGCAGAAGTGGTTATTGCGCCAAATAATCTTTTGACGTTCAACTTCTTTACCGGAAACGGACACATTCTTGTGGAGCAATCCATCGGTAATGGAATCTTGGGCGGTGCAGGTGGTCAGAACAATCAAAACATTACGAATCAGCGAAACCAAATTTCTTATTTGGTAAATGATGACGGTACAGTTAAACTGCCCGTTCTCGGGAGGGTAAATCTGGACGGTCTCTCCATCAGAGAGGCTGAGAGTAAACTCGAGGAAATGTACTCTGTTTACTACAATGAGCCATTTGTAATGCTACAAGTTCAGAACAACCGGGTGATCATATCGCCGGGAGCCGGAGGAACCGCGCAAGTTATCACGCTTGTAAATGCCAATACTACTCTCATGGAGGCTCTGGCTATGGCCGGTGGTGTAAATGCCAGAGGAAATTCCAGCAAAATAAAGCTGCTTCGAGAGAATCGCGAAACAGGCGAAAGGGAAGTCTATCTTATCGATTTAAGTACCATTGATGGGCTAAAGGCGGCCGATATGATCGTCCAAGCTAACGATATCGTCTATGTTGAACCGCTGCCTTTAATTGCCAGAGAATTTGTTGAGGAGATCACACCAATCGTAACTCTGATCACCACAGCAGCCCTTCTTATTGCCATTTTGAACGTCAATTAG
- a CDS encoding polysaccharide biosynthesis tyrosine autokinase gives MYGEDISKINNSFESYKERLTNFSNEFELGLFLHILRKNLYLVVIFVSLAIAGSYIFLRYTAPVYEARTVLQLSNSDNAKRVLNVNQFYDNNSLLAEIELMRSKLLVERVVKKLPLEISYFEKGEVLTDQRYPTSSFVIETLAIADSSIMDTPIFVRFSEGNTYHLELRGVQLGEVHKVGQLAQNNYFTYKLLVIDANHFNRVEEGEIEFYFKLNRSQTLANQYSRQLGIKILNNTAKTVELSLKDNNPGIARDFVVNHAEEYIKFELENREQSATSIIRFIDSQLDTVYRNLRDSELLLNIYKKENKISNLDNLSGLYFDYFREFENEMVELELEESMLAQVVETIETDSDVDVYNIIPILTGTKYETIIASMLESLRNLLVSREEIQFDIKEGSAKLEQLDYSINIQKRLIIESIESALDKIRRRQEFLNGKLAEYEGDFSELPKKELEFARLKRIFDINEKYYTLLLEKKTEYRISQAGYVPENRVLERLISSNEPISPKKNLITTSAILAAVLLSLLIIVIKYLLHSNITSLSEITKLSNASINILGMIPKYKKDIPTSQLLIDKSPKSMISEAFRSLRTNLQFMGEGTTTDEPRVISITSTTSGEGKTFVAINLAGIIAYSGQRVIVLDLDMRKPKIHIGFDVDNLKGMSTVLIGKSSLEECIRNSKVENLDFITAGPIPPNPAELIIGKRMSEVIERLKKDYDTIIIDNPPVGLVTDGIPMIKEADHPIFIFRADFSKKQYVQMVDRLINENNLPNLSVVLNCVDVDRNKYGYSYGYGYGYGYGYGYGYGYGYYEDGKKEKKSWVQKIFGS, from the coding sequence ATGTACGGCGAGGACATATCGAAAATCAACAATAGTTTCGAGAGCTATAAGGAGCGACTGACCAATTTCAGCAATGAATTTGAGCTGGGGCTTTTTCTGCATATCCTCCGCAAGAACCTTTACTTGGTCGTTATTTTCGTCTCATTGGCTATAGCAGGGTCTTATATTTTCCTTAGATATACCGCTCCCGTTTACGAAGCAAGAACAGTCCTGCAACTTAGTAATAGCGACAATGCGAAGCGCGTACTGAATGTAAACCAGTTTTACGACAACAACAGCTTACTAGCAGAGATTGAGCTCATGCGCTCGAAACTTTTGGTGGAAAGAGTAGTGAAAAAACTCCCTCTTGAGATCTCTTATTTCGAGAAAGGTGAAGTACTCACTGATCAGCGTTATCCTACCTCATCTTTCGTTATTGAGACTCTTGCCATAGCCGACTCCTCCATCATGGACACCCCGATTTTTGTGCGATTTTCGGAAGGCAACACCTACCATCTTGAGTTGAGAGGAGTTCAACTTGGAGAGGTTCACAAAGTGGGACAGTTAGCCCAAAACAATTACTTCACCTACAAATTACTGGTTATTGATGCGAACCATTTTAATCGAGTAGAAGAAGGCGAAATTGAGTTTTACTTCAAACTAAATAGGTCGCAGACATTAGCGAACCAGTATAGTAGGCAGCTGGGCATCAAGATTCTCAATAATACGGCGAAGACCGTGGAGCTGAGTTTGAAAGATAATAATCCCGGAATAGCCCGAGACTTTGTGGTCAATCATGCCGAGGAGTATATCAAGTTTGAACTTGAAAACAGAGAGCAAAGCGCCACCAGCATCATTCGATTCATAGATAGTCAACTCGATACGGTTTATCGAAACCTGAGGGACTCAGAGCTATTGCTCAATATCTACAAAAAGGAAAACAAGATTTCCAATTTGGATAACCTCTCGGGGTTATATTTCGATTACTTCAGGGAGTTTGAAAACGAGATGGTCGAACTGGAGCTCGAAGAGAGTATGTTGGCTCAGGTGGTCGAGACCATCGAAACAGATTCTGATGTTGATGTCTACAACATCATACCTATTCTGACCGGCACCAAATACGAGACGATAATCGCCTCAATGCTTGAAAGTCTGAGAAATCTGCTCGTTTCGAGAGAAGAAATACAATTTGACATTAAAGAGGGAAGTGCCAAACTCGAACAACTTGATTACAGCATCAATATTCAAAAAAGGCTGATTATCGAAAGTATTGAATCGGCATTGGATAAAATTCGTCGTCGCCAAGAATTTTTAAATGGTAAGCTGGCTGAGTACGAAGGTGATTTTAGCGAACTTCCAAAGAAAGAACTCGAATTTGCCAGACTCAAGAGAATTTTCGACATCAACGAAAAATACTACACGCTCCTTCTGGAAAAGAAAACGGAATACCGTATCTCTCAGGCGGGCTACGTTCCTGAGAACAGAGTGCTCGAGCGATTGATCTCTTCCAATGAGCCCATCTCGCCAAAGAAAAACTTGATCACGACAAGTGCCATTTTGGCGGCAGTTCTTTTAAGCCTGCTCATTATTGTAATCAAGTATCTTCTGCACAGCAACATCACTTCGCTGAGCGAAATCACCAAGCTTTCAAATGCTTCCATCAATATACTTGGGATGATTCCAAAGTATAAAAAGGATATTCCTACATCTCAGTTGCTCATTGATAAGAGTCCTAAATCAATGATTTCTGAGGCTTTTCGAAGCTTACGAACGAATCTCCAATTTATGGGAGAAGGCACAACTACCGATGAGCCCAGGGTAATATCAATTACGTCAACGACTTCGGGAGAAGGAAAAACGTTTGTTGCCATCAACCTTGCAGGAATTATCGCCTATTCAGGGCAACGAGTTATTGTACTGGATTTGGACATGAGGAAACCAAAGATCCACATCGGATTTGACGTTGATAACCTCAAGGGAATGAGCACAGTGCTGATCGGAAAAAGCTCTTTAGAGGAGTGTATTAGAAACAGTAAAGTCGAAAACCTAGATTTTATTACGGCAGGACCTATCCCTCCAAACCCAGCTGAATTGATCATTGGGAAACGAATGAGTGAAGTAATTGAGAGATTGAAAAAAGATTACGATACCATCATAATTGATAACCCACCTGTAGGGTTGGTAACAGATGGTATTCCGATGATAAAGGAGGCTGATCATCCTATTTTCATTTTCCGTGCTGACTTTTCAAAAAAGCAATACGTACAGATGGTTGATCGCTTGATCAATGAAAACAACTTACCCAATTTGTCAGTGGTACTTAACTGTGTTGACGTTGATCGAAATAAATACGGGTACAGCTATGGCTACGGTTACGGCTATGGCTATGGATATGGATATGGATACGGTTATGGCTATTACGAGGATGGCAAAAAGGAGAAAAAGTCCTGGGTCCAAAAAATATTTGGTAGCTGA
- the rfbC gene encoding dTDP-4-dehydrorhamnose 3,5-epimerase produces the protein MKILQNHISGLLTIEPSVFEDDRGYFLESFNTKTFEEATGVDVDFVQDNESMSNKGVLRGLHFQVPPYAQDKLVRVVRGSVIDVAVDLRHGSPTFGEYAKVLLSAKNRIQFFVPKGFAHGFAVLEDQTIFSYKCSEFYHRDSERSLKWNDPAIAINWEIDDPILSQKDKETEHRLEDFTSTFLVQ, from the coding sequence ATGAAAATTCTTCAGAACCACATCAGCGGCTTGTTGACTATAGAACCTAGCGTTTTCGAAGATGACAGGGGTTATTTTTTGGAAAGTTTCAATACGAAGACTTTCGAAGAAGCCACCGGAGTTGATGTGGACTTTGTTCAGGATAATGAATCCATGTCAAATAAAGGTGTACTTCGTGGGCTGCATTTTCAGGTGCCGCCTTATGCACAAGATAAATTGGTACGGGTAGTAAGGGGCAGCGTGATTGATGTCGCGGTGGACTTAAGGCATGGCTCGCCTACATTTGGAGAATATGCCAAAGTACTCCTGTCTGCGAAAAACAGAATACAATTCTTTGTGCCCAAAGGGTTTGCACATGGATTCGCAGTGCTGGAAGATCAAACTATTTTCAGTTACAAGTGCTCAGAGTTTTATCACAGAGACAGTGAAAGGTCTTTGAAATGGAATGATCCTGCAATAGCTATCAATTGGGAAATTGATGATCCGATTCTATCTCAGAAGGATAAAGAAACTGAACATAGGCTCGAAGATTTTACAAGTACTTTTTTGGTTCAATAG
- a CDS encoding MraY family glycosyltransferase — MKDTSYYIIFYSFFFIAMTAFALLINSILLRFVKTLGTKNQEGVTVRWSAQTKPAIGGLSFFIIFLISLCLCLFFYDYKDVISEPQIPGLLLSAGLGFLMGLTDDAYNTKPILKLSIQILCGIILVLTGSSIAIFESYWMNYTLTVFWVVGIMNSINMLDNMDGIAASVGSFILAAPLIFMVSTGTYGDVNFMLIVGILASLIAFLYHNWHPSKMFMGDTGSQFLGVILGYVGIHYCWNVGLDPETSQGWYSLAALLTVFILPISDTITVTINRLRRGQSPFVGGKDHTTHHLSYRGFSDSQVAKLFVFLSAFSIVLYTLYLINISPADYMMIGTYLFYFLAVFFILYTLTQVNKKKGIKDH, encoded by the coding sequence GTGAAAGACACCTCATACTATATCATTTTTTACAGCTTCTTCTTCATTGCCATGACAGCATTTGCACTACTCATCAATAGCATCTTATTGAGGTTTGTGAAAACGCTGGGAACCAAAAACCAAGAAGGAGTAACTGTTCGATGGAGTGCGCAAACCAAACCGGCTATTGGTGGGCTTTCATTTTTCATCATCTTTTTAATCAGTCTTTGCTTGTGCTTGTTTTTCTATGATTACAAGGATGTTATCAGCGAGCCACAAATTCCGGGACTCTTGCTCAGTGCCGGTCTCGGTTTTTTGATGGGGCTTACCGATGATGCCTACAATACTAAACCTATTCTAAAACTGAGCATTCAGATTTTATGCGGTATCATTTTGGTTTTGACGGGATCATCGATTGCGATCTTTGAAAGCTATTGGATGAACTACACCCTGACCGTATTCTGGGTAGTGGGCATCATGAATTCCATAAACATGTTGGATAATATGGATGGAATCGCCGCTTCTGTAGGAAGTTTCATATTAGCCGCTCCTTTGATTTTTATGGTTTCTACGGGCACTTATGGCGACGTCAATTTTATGCTGATAGTCGGAATATTGGCTTCACTTATTGCATTTCTATATCACAATTGGCATCCGAGTAAGATGTTTATGGGAGATACTGGCAGTCAATTTTTGGGAGTGATTCTGGGATATGTTGGTATCCACTACTGCTGGAATGTAGGTTTAGACCCTGAAACTTCGCAAGGCTGGTATAGCCTAGCAGCCCTGTTGACCGTATTTATTTTACCCATTTCAGATACAATCACGGTCACCATCAATCGCCTGAGAAGAGGGCAATCACCTTTCGTTGGTGGAAAAGACCACACCACTCATCACTTATCTTATCGAGGGTTTTCAGACTCACAGGTGGCAAAGCTTTTCGTTTTTCTCTCTGCATTCTCCATTGTTCTGTACACTTTATATCTTATTAACATCAGCCCAGCAGATTATATGATGATAGGTACGTATCTTTTCTACTTTTTAGCCGTATTTTTCATATTATACACATTGACGCAAGTCAATAAGAAAAAAGGAATAAAAGATCACTAA
- a CDS encoding lytic transglycosylase domain-containing protein, with the protein MQQSPSNTFRFLLISVLSLLVIAVVWTGYSFKSANLNPDISYRQYFNDNYKIFSLSSPDALTFAEEEIPLHILDVREKLDHELLVNTYWQSQTLLFHKRANRWFPIIEPILKEHGVPDDFKYLAVIESGLTDVVSPAGATGFWQFMKTTGREYGLEINNEVDERYHIEKATAAACEYLKDAHAKYGSWSMAAASYNMGMAGLNKQVARQNVDNYYDLLLNAETGRYMYRILAIKEILSKPAQYGFHFRPQDLYPTYDTRTIVVDESVDDFAEFAIENGVNYKILKILNPWLRDKYLTNPGKRTYEVKLPTDTIQGLVPFAKQKAASDTLISAPHSN; encoded by the coding sequence ATGCAGCAATCCCCTTCAAATACATTTCGATTCCTACTCATATCCGTCTTGTCTTTACTTGTTATTGCTGTAGTATGGACAGGGTACTCTTTCAAATCGGCCAATCTAAATCCCGATATCAGTTACCGACAGTACTTTAATGACAATTACAAAATTTTCAGTTTGAGTTCTCCTGATGCGTTGACTTTTGCAGAGGAAGAAATTCCGCTTCACATTCTCGATGTCAGAGAAAAGTTGGATCATGAACTCTTGGTAAATACGTACTGGCAATCACAAACTCTTTTATTTCACAAGCGGGCTAACAGGTGGTTTCCTATCATAGAACCTATCTTGAAAGAACATGGAGTACCTGATGATTTCAAATATTTGGCAGTGATTGAGAGCGGACTTACCGACGTCGTTTCGCCTGCCGGTGCCACAGGCTTTTGGCAGTTTATGAAGACAACGGGGCGCGAATATGGCCTTGAGATCAACAATGAGGTAGATGAACGTTATCATATCGAAAAAGCTACGGCAGCCGCTTGTGAATACCTGAAGGATGCCCATGCCAAATACGGATCTTGGAGTATGGCAGCCGCGAGCTACAATATGGGAATGGCAGGGTTAAACAAGCAAGTTGCTCGTCAGAATGTGGACAATTACTATGACTTGCTTCTTAATGCGGAAACAGGTCGGTACATGTACCGAATTCTGGCCATCAAGGAGATCTTGAGTAAGCCTGCTCAATACGGTTTCCACTTCAGACCACAGGATCTTTATCCAACTTATGACACACGCACCATCGTAGTTGATGAAAGCGTAGATGATTTCGCTGAATTTGCGATAGAAAACGGAGTGAATTACAAAATATTGAAAATCCTCAATCCTTGGTTGAGAGATAAGTATCTCACAAATCCGGGGAAAAGAACATACGAGGTGAAATTACCGACAGATACCATTCAAGGTCTTGTTCCATTTGCTAAACAAAAAGCTGCTTCTGACACTTTAATCTCTGCACCTCATAGCAACTAA